In the genome of Chrysemys picta bellii isolate R12L10 chromosome 17, ASM1138683v2, whole genome shotgun sequence, one region contains:
- the NAT14 gene encoding probable N-acetyltransferase 14, giving the protein MPMLDPSQLAIREMQEDEEQMVLELLKDGFKDTENRLILYVLTRPLALLLLAVVSSGLRFLLNSFVAALLGPVLLTILALKLLLRRSPDLGCLGAYYRSGQRGLWVAVYDGDDVCGCVALQPCPQGVTRTAELRRLAVSRWYRRSGVGRCLVAFLEAQARAQGYERVVLYTAVVTKAAISLFESSGYRPTGGRSWLGYTILQEFSKEL; this is encoded by the exons ATGCCCATGCTGGACCCTAGCCAGCTCGCTATCCGTGAGATGCAGGAAGATGAGGAGCAGATGGTTCTGGAACTGCTAAAG GATGGGTTCAAGGACACGGAGAACCGGCTGATCCTGTATGTCCTGACGCGGCCCCTggcgctgctgctcctggccgtgGTGAGCAGTGGCCTCCGCTTCCTGCTCAACTCCTTTGTagcggcgctgctggggcccgtgCTCctcaccatcctggccctcaagCTGCTGCTGCGGCGCTCGCCGGACCTTGGCTGCCTGGGCGCGTACTACCGCTCGGGGCAGCGTGGGCTCTGGGTGGCGGTGTACGACGGCGACGATGTGTGCGGCTGCGTGGCGCTGCAGCCCTGCCCGCAGGGGGTGACCCGCACGGCTGAGCTGAGGCGTTTGGCCGTCAGCCGCTGGTACCGGCGCTCCGGCGTGGGGCGCTGCCTGGTGGCCTTCCTGGAGGCCCAGGCCCGGGCGCAGGGCTATGAGCGTGTGGTGCTCTACACCGCCGTGGTCACCAAGGCTGCCATCAGCCTCTTTGAGAGCAGCGGCTATCGCCCCACTGGTGGGCGCAGCTGGCTGGGCTACACCATCCTGCAGGAATTCAGCAAGGAGCTCTAG